The Cellulomonas oligotrophica sequence CACCGTGAAGTGGTTCAACGCGGAGAAGGGGTACGGCTTCATCACCCCGGACGGCGGAGGTCAGGACCTGTTCGTGCACTACAGCGCGATCCAGTCCGACGGCTACCGCAGTCTCGAGGAGGGGCAGGCCGTGGACTTCGAGGTCGGGCAGGGCACCAAGGGCCCGCAGGCCGAGCAGGTCCGGCCCCTCTGACCCGCAGGACCGGCGGCCCGACGCGCGCGACGCGGACGGGCCGCCGCCGCGCGTCAGGGCGCGAGGGCGTCGAGGGCCAGGAGCGCGCAGGCGGCGCTCCAGCCGAGCGGCGCCACGGCGGCGGGTGAGCCGTCGGCGAGGATCTTCTCCGGGATCGACCCGCTCGGGGTGCGGTGCGCGTCGAGCACGTCGAGCCAGCGGCGGGCCTGCGCCGCGTCCCCCTGCTCGGCCGCGACCCAGGCGTACAGCGACGTCTGCGGGGTCCACGTGACGCCGTCCTGACGCCACCCGGCACCGGGCGCCAGGCCGCCCGTGGGGCGCAGCATGGCGGGGACGGACGCCTGCCACGCCGCCACGGCGCCGTCCCCGGGCGTCGACCAGAACGGCGCGAGCGCGAACGCCGACGCCGCGTCGAGGGCCGCGCCGTCGGCGTGCCGGGTCCAGCCCGCGGGGGCGAAGGTCGCCACGACCGCGCTGCGGCTGCTCGCGGCGAGCGCCGCCGCGGCGTCGGCGCCGTCCGCGTCCCCGGCGGCGGCGAGGACCGTGGCCGCCTGCTCGAGGCCCGCGACGAGCGGTGCCGCCGTGCCGAGGGTCAGCTCGTCCTCGGGGACCTCCCAGTAGTCGGGCGACGCGGGCGGCAGACCGTCCGCCCCGAGCAGCGCCGTCGCGTGGGTGAGCGACGCGCGGACCTGCGGCGCCAGGGCCGCGGCGACCGGTGCGCGTCCCGCGGCGGGCACCTCCGCCAGCACGAGCCCGGCCGCCCACATCGACCAGCCCGTGCCGTCCGTCTGGGTGCCGCGGTCGTCCGGCGGGCCCGACGCGTCGGGCAGGTACCGGGCCTGGAACGACCCGTCGTCCTCCTGCACGCGGGCGAGGAACCCGAGGACCTCGAGGGCGTCCTCGACGTGCCCGGTGCGCGCCAGCGCCACCGCGACGAACGCGGCGTCCCGCGGCCACACGTAGCGCCACATGGCCGACCAGCCGGCGACGACCGCGCCGTCGCCGAGGTCGAGCGCGTGCAGGTCGAGGAGCGCGGCGCGGGCCATGTCCTCGTAGGGACCGCCCGCGCCGGGCACGGTGCCGTCGGCGAGCCAGGCCTCCTGGGCGGCCCCGGCCGTGCTCGCGGCGCCGGGGGTCGCCGCGCGGTCGGTGGCGGGCGTCGAGCCGAGCGTCGCGGCGAGGTGCGCCGCCGCCGGGTCCGGCACGCGCGTGCCGGGCAGGTAGACGGCCAGCGCGTCGGCGGGGACGCCTGCCCGCGTGCCGTCGGCGAGCACGGCCACCGCCTGCTGGTCGAGCGCGACGACCGCGTACCCGCCGGCGGCGGCCGGTGCGCCCCCCGCGGCGGCCGGGGCGGGGACCGCCGCGGCGACGGCACCGCCACCTGCTGCCGCCCCGGTCTCCGGCGCGCCCGCGGTCGTGGCGGCCGGGCGGGCCGGCGGCGGTCCGCCGGCCGCGCCCGTCGCGGCGAGGCAGCCGGCGACGAGCAGGCCGACGGCGGCGCGGACCCGCCGCACCGCGGGCGCCGACCGCTCGGCGGTGTGACGTGGCACACGCGCACCCTAGTGCGTGCCGGTCGCCCGGCGGGAGGGACATCGGCCCGTGGTGGAGCCTGACGGGCCCCGCGCGGGCGGGGCGCTGCTTGCACTCTCCGGGGTCGAGTGCTAACCATTGGACTTAGCACTCTCCGGTGGAGAGTGACAGCAGCATCCCGGCCGTCAGGTGAGGGTGCCCGCGCGCGGGACGTGACCGCGCGCAGGACCCGTCCGTCGCGGGCACCGACCGGCCACCCCACGAACCGGAAGAAGGATCACAGCCCCATGGCCAAGATCATCGCCTTCAACGAGGAGGCCCGGCGGAGCATGGAGCGCGGGCTCAACACGCTCGCCGACACCGTCAAGGTCACCCTGGGCCCCAAGGGTCGCAACGTCGTGCTCGACAAGAAGTGGGGCGCGCCGACGATCACCAACGACGGCGTCTCCATCGCCAAGGACATCGAGCTCGAGGAGCCCTTCGAGCGGATCGGCGCCGAGCTCGTCAAGGAGGTCGCCAAGAAGACGGACGACGTCGCCGGTGACGGCACGACGACCGCGACCGTCCTGGCCCAGGCCCTCGTGCGCGAGGGTCTGCGCAACGTGGCCGCCGGCGCGAACCCCATCGCGCTGAAGAAGGGCATCGAGAAGGCCGTCGAGGCCGTCACCGAGCAGCTCCTGGTCCAGGCCAAGGAGGTCGAGACCAAGGAGGAGATCGCCGCCACGGCCGCGATCTCGGCCGGCGACCCGGCGATCGGCGAGCTCATCGCCGAGGCGCTGGACAAGGTCGGCAAGGAAGGCGTCATCACCGTCGAGGAGTCCTCGGCGCTGGGCCTGGAGCTCGAGCTCACCGAGGGCATGCGCTTCGACAAGGGCTTCCTGTCGGCCTACTTCGTCTCCGACCCCGAGCGTCAGGAGGCCGTCCTGGAGGACGCGTACGTCCTGCTCGTCGAGTCGAAGATCTCGAACGTCAAGGACCTGCTGCCGCTGCTGGAGAAGGTCATCCAGGCCGGCAAGCCGCTGTTCATCGTGGCCGAGGACGTCGAGTCCGAGGCGCTCGCGACGCTCGTCGTGAACAAGATCCGTGGCATCTTCAAGTCGATCGCCGTCAAGGCGCCCGGCTTCGGCGACCGCCGCAAGGCGATGCTGCAGGACATGGCCGTCCTCACCGGTGGCCAGGTCGTCTCCGAGACCGTCGGCCTCAAGCTCGAGAACGTCGGCCTCGAGGTCCTCGGCACGGCCCGCAAGGTCGTCGTCACCAAGGACGAGACCACGATCGTCGAGGGCGGCGGCGACGCGGCCCAGATCGCCGGTCGCGTCGCGCAGATCCGTGCCGAGATCGACAACTCGGACTCGGACTACGACCGCGAGAAGCTCCAGGAGCGCCTCGCCAAGCTCGCCGGCGGCGTCGCCGTCATCAAGGCGGGCGCGGCCACCGAGGTCGAGCTCAAGGAGCGCAAGCACCGCATCGAGGACGCCGTGCGCAACGCCAAGGCGGCCGTCGAGGAGGGCATCGTCGCCGGTGGTGGCGTCGCGCTCATCCAGGCCGGTGCGCAGGCCTTCGCGACCCTCAAGCTCGAGGGCGACGAGGCGACCGGTGCCAACATCGTGAAGTACGCGATCGAGGCCCCGCTCAAGCAGATCGCGATCAACGCCGGCCTCGAGGGCGGCGTCGTGGCGGAGAAGGTCCGCAACCTCCCGGCCGGCCAGGGCCTCAACGCCGCGACCGGCGTGTACGAGGACCTGCTCGCCGCGGGCGTCAACGACCCGGTCAAGGTCACGCGCTCGGCGCTGCAGAACGCCGCGTCGATCGCCGCGCTGTTCCTCACCACCGAGGCCGTCGTGGCCGACAAGCCGGAGAAGGCGCCCGCCGCCCCGGCCGGTGGCGGCGACGACTTCGGCGGCGGCTTCTGACCCGCTGACGCGTCCTGGTCGTCGTGAGACGACCACGCCGTAGACGACAGGGCCGGTCACCCCTCACGGGGTGACCGGCCCTGCTGCGTCACGACCCTGCTGCGGGCCCGCCCGGCGGGAGCCGGGGGAGCGGGTGTCAGGCGGCCGAGGCCATCTGCATCGCGAGGCCGAGGGCCAGGGGGACCGCGTCGAGGTACGCGTGCGCGACCTCGTAGTCGTCCAGGCCGGTGCTCGCGAGGGCCGCGGGGTCGTTCTCCTCGTGCGCGAGGACCGCGGCCAGGACGGTGCCCAGCCGGCCGCGCTGGTGCACCAGGGCCTCCGCGAGGTCCGCGGACACGCCCGTGCGGGCCACCATGGCCTCGACGGGGACCCGCAGGTACGAGGCCACGGCCGAGAGCAGGCCGACGGTGTAGCCGACCTCGTCGCCCGCGAGCGTCGCGCACGCGTGGGCGCGGGTGAGCAGGAACCACAGGCTGTCGACGGTGGCCGGCTGGGCACCGACGAGCGACGCGGTGGCCAGGGCGCCGAGCTGGCGCGGGCCGACCATGATGACGGCCTGCCGCACCGAGTCGACCTTGTGCCGGACGCCGAACGCCGAGGAGTTCACCAGGTGCAGCACGCGCATCGACAGCGCGGGGTCGGACTCGACGAGCTTGATGATCGCCGGCTGGTCGAAGCTCTCGCGCGAGAGCAGCCGCAGCAGCTCCAGGCACTGGATCTCGCCGACGCCGAGCTCGCGGTGCTGGTCGATCTCGGGCCGGCGCAGCACGAGCGGGCCCTGGAGCAGCTCGGCACCGGCCTCGAGGGCAGCACCGATGCGCTCCCGGGTGGTCGCGCGCTCGGCGATGACCACGGCGCCGCCGTCCGACGCGCGCTGCACGAGCCGCGTGAGCACGTCCTGCGGGAGGCCGGCGTCGACCTTGACGAACTGCACGTACGGCAGCAGCACGTCCTGGACGCGCTCGCCCACGTAGTCGACGAGCGCGAGGCGCACGTCGGCCTGGTGGTGGCGGTCGAGCAGGTGGCGCACGTCCTCGCGCCCGGCCAGGCCGCGGCCGATCTCCAGGCCCACGCCGTGCGGGGACTCGGGCAGCGGCTCGGCGCCGCTGAGCAGGCGGCTCGTCGCACGCAGCAGCAGGGGGCGCTCGCCCGCGACGGCGGGGATGTCGAGCATGCGGTAGGCCGCGTCGACGAGGTGCTCGACGGTCGCGTCCGAGACGGGCCCGCCGTCGGGACCCAGGGCCAGGGCGCGCACCGCGTAGGCGAAGACGCTGCGGTCCGGGTGGACCACGGGCTGGCGCTGGATGCTCAGGTTCGGGCGTACGCGGGGGTGACGCTCGATGGGCTGCGCGGTCACGGTGGCCTCCAGGTAGTCGTGCTCACCCGGTCCATCGGCAGCCGTGCGCCCGGTGTGAGAGGTACGGGTGCCCTTTCCACCCGGGTGATCCCCCTGACCTGCGGCGTGGCGTGTGGTAAACGCCGTCCCGCTCAGCCGATCGGTGCGCGCAGCGGCAGGTCCTCGTCCAGCACGACCTGCTGCGCCAGGCCCCGCGCGGGGTCGACGAGGAGGGGGGCGAGCAGGT is a genomic window containing:
- a CDS encoding cold-shock protein, which encodes MAQGTVKWFNAEKGYGFITPDGGGQDLFVHYSAIQSDGYRSLEEGQAVDFEVGQGTKGPQAEQVRPL
- a CDS encoding glycoside hydrolase family 15, with the protein product MPRHTAERSAPAVRRVRAAVGLLVAGCLAATGAAGGPPPARPAATTAGAPETGAAAGGGAVAAAVPAPAAAGGAPAAAGGYAVVALDQQAVAVLADGTRAGVPADALAVYLPGTRVPDPAAAHLAATLGSTPATDRAATPGAASTAGAAQEAWLADGTVPGAGGPYEDMARAALLDLHALDLGDGAVVAGWSAMWRYVWPRDAAFVAVALARTGHVEDALEVLGFLARVQEDDGSFQARYLPDASGPPDDRGTQTDGTGWSMWAAGLVLAEVPAAGRAPVAAALAPQVRASLTHATALLGADGLPPASPDYWEVPEDELTLGTAAPLVAGLEQAATVLAAAGDADGADAAAALAASSRSAVVATFAPAGWTRHADGAALDAASAFALAPFWSTPGDGAVAAWQASVPAMLRPTGGLAPGAGWRQDGVTWTPQTSLYAWVAAEQGDAAQARRWLDVLDAHRTPSGSIPEKILADGSPAAVAPLGWSAACALLALDALAP
- the groL gene encoding chaperonin GroEL (60 kDa chaperone family; promotes refolding of misfolded polypeptides especially under stressful conditions; forms two stacked rings of heptamers to form a barrel-shaped 14mer; ends can be capped by GroES; misfolded proteins enter the barrel where they are refolded when GroES binds), translated to MAKIIAFNEEARRSMERGLNTLADTVKVTLGPKGRNVVLDKKWGAPTITNDGVSIAKDIELEEPFERIGAELVKEVAKKTDDVAGDGTTTATVLAQALVREGLRNVAAGANPIALKKGIEKAVEAVTEQLLVQAKEVETKEEIAATAAISAGDPAIGELIAEALDKVGKEGVITVEESSALGLELELTEGMRFDKGFLSAYFVSDPERQEAVLEDAYVLLVESKISNVKDLLPLLEKVIQAGKPLFIVAEDVESEALATLVVNKIRGIFKSIAVKAPGFGDRRKAMLQDMAVLTGGQVVSETVGLKLENVGLEVLGTARKVVVTKDETTIVEGGGDAAQIAGRVAQIRAEIDNSDSDYDREKLQERLAKLAGGVAVIKAGAATEVELKERKHRIEDAVRNAKAAVEEGIVAGGGVALIQAGAQAFATLKLEGDEATGANIVKYAIEAPLKQIAINAGLEGGVVAEKVRNLPAGQGLNAATGVYEDLLAAGVNDPVKVTRSALQNAASIAALFLTTEAVVADKPEKAPAAPAGGGDDFGGGF
- a CDS encoding EAL and HDOD domain-containing protein, with the protein product MTAQPIERHPRVRPNLSIQRQPVVHPDRSVFAYAVRALALGPDGGPVSDATVEHLVDAAYRMLDIPAVAGERPLLLRATSRLLSGAEPLPESPHGVGLEIGRGLAGREDVRHLLDRHHQADVRLALVDYVGERVQDVLLPYVQFVKVDAGLPQDVLTRLVQRASDGGAVVIAERATTRERIGAALEAGAELLQGPLVLRRPEIDQHRELGVGEIQCLELLRLLSRESFDQPAIIKLVESDPALSMRVLHLVNSSAFGVRHKVDSVRQAVIMVGPRQLGALATASLVGAQPATVDSLWFLLTRAHACATLAGDEVGYTVGLLSAVASYLRVPVEAMVARTGVSADLAEALVHQRGRLGTVLAAVLAHEENDPAALASTGLDDYEVAHAYLDAVPLALGLAMQMASAA